In Geotalea uraniireducens, one genomic interval encodes:
- a CDS encoding HNH endonuclease: protein MIIIDSIKYFSSLSRAPGAVWTEATKRKAPHKPLLLLAVLDLVHRGVITTPFIDVSGDLVELNELFNLYWRRIVSLGQTSSIAFPFSRLSREPFWELVPQPGKTITDAVINNTSSVSYLRKYALGAKLDEGLFRVMQSGEGREALREALLLSCFSEEAAAQLREQSIINREAFDYSQVLEEQAHLPLVKEIVEADNYRPVVRDQAFRKVVTTAYDHRCALCGIRIVTPDGHTVVEAAHVVPWSKSKNDDIRNGMALCRTCHWGFDEGMLGVSDSYTVITSRNIGIDPNFPGLLLTLSGRGIIPPADPDKSPAREYLAEHRRAWRL, encoded by the coding sequence ATGATAATCATAGACAGCATCAAATATTTCTCCTCCCTCTCCCGCGCCCCCGGCGCGGTCTGGACCGAGGCCACCAAGCGCAAGGCGCCGCACAAGCCGCTGCTGCTCCTGGCGGTGCTGGACCTGGTGCATCGGGGCGTAATCACAACGCCGTTCATCGACGTCAGCGGCGATCTGGTGGAGCTGAACGAGCTGTTCAACCTCTACTGGCGGCGGATCGTTTCGCTGGGGCAGACCAGCAGCATCGCCTTTCCCTTTTCCAGACTTTCCCGCGAGCCGTTCTGGGAGCTGGTCCCACAGCCGGGCAAGACCATCACCGATGCGGTGATCAACAACACCTCGTCGGTCAGCTACCTGCGCAAGTACGCCCTCGGCGCCAAACTGGACGAGGGGCTGTTCCGGGTCATGCAGAGCGGGGAGGGGCGGGAGGCGCTGCGGGAAGCGCTGCTCCTCTCCTGCTTCTCGGAAGAGGCGGCGGCGCAGCTCCGGGAGCAGTCGATCATCAACCGGGAGGCGTTCGACTATAGCCAAGTGCTGGAGGAGCAAGCCCACCTGCCGCTGGTGAAGGAGATCGTCGAAGCGGACAACTACCGGCCGGTGGTACGGGACCAGGCATTCCGCAAGGTGGTGACCACTGCCTATGACCACCGCTGCGCCCTGTGCGGCATCCGCATCGTCACCCCCGACGGCCACACGGTGGTGGAGGCGGCCCACGTCGTGCCGTGGAGTAAGAGCAAGAATGATGACATCCGCAACGGCATGGCCCTCTGCCGCACCTGCCACTGGGGCTTCGATGAAGGGATGCTCGGCGTCTCCGACAGCTACACGGTCATCACCTCCCGCAACATCGGCATCGACCCCAATTTCCCCGGTCTACTCCTCACCCTCTCAGGCCGTGGCATCATCCCCCCGGCAGATCCGGACAAATCGCCGGCCCGCGAGTATCTTGCCGAGCACCGCCGGGCGTGGCGACTTTGA
- a CDS encoding NACHT domain-containing protein — protein sequence MDRFIKSSAITFGGYIYQNLIGLELLCDWLDDPGKFEWVKFEADEDETPKGLDDIVARLAGNGKRILLQVKFTVDPFDEKNLITWDWLLHRKPKGKSLLQKWTSAFVGEGADNIAEAALVSNRRPDRDFYECLDSNSRVILSKVSLETKTLIIEQLGSEKIANQFFQAFEFRHSHKGYLSLQRTLLDRYVPKHTAYHGWHVLFSHAIDWALRKNFPLPDGSITLGLIRGALDRRRPEPISESFRVPDGYCPPDITFNDVFIERLTKSDQNLSILWGSPGQGKSTYLSFVCDKLDELSVPYIRHHYFLDLSDTSDRFSLTSVANSLMAQMENVHAVHIQGLRDSPEHLREWIEACGRCYAVEGKRFVVIIDGLDHVWRENDRDRRPLESLFSQLLPCTNNVAVVLGTQRVSDEQLPSQLLKFSEDNDWIELPRMSLVAIRSWLDKQFSAQRFEIPNRNYPVDHDPLTDLAESFQQISDGHPLHLTYSFEFLMREHRQLTPDIVNELPECPDGDIKKYYRTLWQKLSYGAKDALHLVAATKFIWPTFGLEDCLGISGGELNREISHLFYATEAGNVPFHGSILAFVRDVIDHEKRVTYLLPFVIEWLEKKAPEYHKWGWLWLMKARNGQQNDLVNTPTRDWIIDSLARGYPQPQTDAILSAAERFAFESKQFARAVRLRWLKIRLQNGTKYQIQNFDRLYECALTLCEDDYPLRNLSAGLHAATIDELHLLGRQYLLMHRVADTAECQEEIRKRINDRLHAGAYDKNSLKKMSEQFLELAAATGQYKPELLLKSISSFKEISNQLFIYFLRELAKRNDLSLLTVFLNHDLSDVKRVDLELSVLRLAGVCHARLHEWPEFVELQAHPFVSCWALLYAPQKTKKIDFTPNISVIDELSPINSLEETGAEFLHRLFFHTLAECLELSGVAPVISIADFNNRSWLNSAVKHIVRIASSTGAMLARGNAPGFSHCYRLLAEVKMPDGYDNYRDYNTFRKALLAITMDTFLLTSLRSGCKEIDDKEWSYLTGSKHFLFSEWLEGYIASGHKLLSDVVVHCEIERRLAKELGRVSQFNDRAQTYLELCELAVFHGMNELASRLLKKGLACVMGYGAHKDMTMSYVLNAVEAVTSQDIGYCQNALRRLCPAIANIDEFTDGDDIRHIKLEMTELLFNQMPASYTAYFEHLMKSGEWYEAEQVLSILLKYEPLDSPIIKVVTTGIWDSHTVGALRDRADKGEVAAHNIIDENAVFFGTTRENLGKERYSNSSHTDEEHGIDVTAFAPDALKALLDELRTQKKYVSDRKAVRDWFTYWVLQRHELELLRGIEPFLNEDSIPYEVAELLDDVFNMSLKLEGKKKAYKWIVAAQIYRHGWSEYYAEEDALKRFSVIKQHYSDRWQEFVIDTSKSPYQKSTEALVIPSHRLVHLLLAIGKVPEAKEVTEEMISTVIEEVSEQPLDMPYWYIGK from the coding sequence ATGGATCGTTTCATAAAAAGCTCTGCCATCACATTTGGTGGCTACATTTACCAGAACCTAATCGGCTTAGAGCTTCTATGCGACTGGCTTGACGACCCAGGTAAATTCGAATGGGTCAAATTTGAGGCTGACGAAGATGAGACACCGAAAGGGTTGGATGACATCGTCGCCAGACTTGCGGGCAATGGTAAACGCATTCTATTGCAGGTCAAGTTCACAGTTGATCCATTTGACGAAAAAAACCTTATAACTTGGGACTGGCTCCTCCATCGAAAACCAAAAGGGAAATCTCTTCTCCAGAAGTGGACATCTGCATTTGTTGGTGAAGGAGCTGACAATATCGCCGAAGCAGCGCTTGTCAGCAATCGACGGCCTGACCGTGATTTTTACGAATGTCTTGATTCGAATAGTCGAGTCATTCTTTCCAAGGTTTCACTTGAAACAAAAACTCTCATTATCGAACAGCTTGGCTCTGAGAAGATCGCAAACCAATTTTTCCAAGCTTTTGAATTTCGCCATAGCCATAAGGGATATCTTTCGTTACAGCGGACTCTTCTTGACCGTTATGTCCCGAAGCACACGGCGTACCATGGGTGGCACGTTCTTTTCAGTCATGCCATAGATTGGGCGTTACGAAAAAACTTTCCTTTACCAGATGGAAGCATAACTCTTGGTTTGATCCGAGGAGCCCTCGACAGAAGGAGACCAGAGCCGATTTCCGAGTCTTTTCGCGTCCCTGATGGTTATTGCCCACCAGACATTACATTTAATGACGTTTTTATAGAGCGGCTAACCAAATCGGACCAAAATCTTAGTATTCTTTGGGGCTCTCCGGGCCAAGGCAAAAGCACCTATCTCAGTTTTGTTTGCGATAAACTTGACGAATTATCAGTACCATACATCAGGCACCACTATTTCCTCGACCTGTCTGACACATCTGATCGCTTTTCGTTAACAAGTGTTGCCAATTCGTTAATGGCACAGATGGAAAATGTTCATGCTGTGCATATTCAGGGTTTGCGAGATTCTCCAGAACATCTTCGTGAGTGGATTGAGGCGTGCGGTCGGTGCTATGCAGTAGAAGGTAAAAGGTTTGTCGTAATCATCGACGGACTTGATCATGTCTGGCGAGAAAATGACCGCGACAGGAGACCCTTGGAAAGTCTCTTCTCACAGTTGTTGCCGTGCACGAATAATGTAGCTGTAGTTTTAGGGACACAACGAGTTTCAGATGAGCAACTTCCTTCCCAATTATTAAAGTTTTCGGAAGATAATGACTGGATAGAACTGCCTAGGATGTCATTGGTCGCAATACGATCTTGGCTGGACAAGCAGTTTTCCGCTCAGAGATTTGAGATTCCAAATCGGAACTATCCCGTTGATCATGACCCTTTGACAGACTTGGCTGAATCATTCCAACAAATTTCTGACGGGCACCCACTCCACCTGACATACAGCTTCGAATTTCTAATGCGCGAGCATAGACAACTTACTCCGGATATAGTGAACGAATTGCCCGAATGTCCAGACGGTGACATAAAAAAATACTATCGTACTCTTTGGCAAAAATTGTCTTATGGTGCTAAAGATGCCCTCCATTTAGTTGCTGCAACAAAATTCATCTGGCCGACCTTCGGTCTTGAAGATTGTCTCGGTATAAGTGGAGGAGAATTGAATCGAGAGATCAGCCATTTGTTTTATGCAACAGAAGCCGGCAATGTTCCTTTTCATGGCAGTATTTTGGCGTTTGTGCGCGATGTAATTGATCACGAAAAACGTGTAACGTATCTTCTCCCATTCGTCATTGAATGGCTTGAGAAGAAAGCGCCGGAATACCACAAATGGGGCTGGCTGTGGCTTATGAAGGCACGTAATGGTCAGCAAAATGATCTAGTGAACACCCCCACACGGGATTGGATTATTGATAGCCTTGCACGAGGATATCCACAACCTCAAACCGATGCAATCCTTTCAGCGGCAGAACGTTTTGCATTCGAGTCAAAACAATTTGCACGCGCTGTTCGCCTTAGATGGTTAAAAATTCGTCTGCAGAATGGCACTAAGTATCAAATCCAAAATTTTGATCGCCTCTATGAGTGTGCCTTGACCTTATGCGAGGATGATTATCCTCTTCGGAATCTCTCCGCAGGCCTTCATGCTGCAACAATCGATGAATTACACCTTCTTGGCCGTCAATACCTTTTGATGCATAGGGTTGCAGACACGGCAGAATGCCAGGAGGAAATACGAAAACGAATTAATGACCGCCTTCATGCAGGAGCCTATGATAAAAACTCGCTGAAAAAAATGTCTGAACAGTTTCTTGAATTGGCTGCTGCCACAGGACAGTATAAGCCAGAGCTATTGTTAAAAAGCATTTCAAGTTTCAAGGAGATTTCAAATCAGCTTTTCATATATTTTCTTCGAGAGTTGGCTAAACGAAATGATTTGAGTCTACTTACGGTTTTCTTGAATCATGATTTATCTGATGTCAAGCGAGTTGATCTTGAGTTGTCTGTGCTTCGCTTGGCAGGAGTATGTCACGCAAGATTGCACGAATGGCCTGAGTTTGTAGAACTTCAAGCGCATCCTTTTGTATCGTGCTGGGCTCTCCTATATGCCCCACAAAAAACAAAGAAAATTGATTTTACCCCTAACATATCGGTAATTGACGAACTATCTCCGATAAACTCGTTGGAAGAAACAGGAGCTGAGTTTCTTCATCGACTATTTTTTCATACTCTCGCGGAGTGCCTCGAACTTTCAGGGGTAGCCCCTGTAATTTCAATAGCTGACTTTAATAATCGATCGTGGTTGAACTCTGCCGTTAAGCACATAGTAAGAATTGCATCCTCAACTGGAGCTATGCTAGCACGGGGAAATGCTCCTGGATTCTCCCACTGCTACCGCCTTCTGGCTGAGGTAAAAATGCCAGATGGATATGACAATTACCGTGACTACAACACATTTCGCAAGGCTTTGCTGGCCATCACAATGGACACTTTTTTACTCACCTCTTTGCGGTCTGGGTGCAAGGAAATTGATGATAAAGAATGGAGTTATCTCACTGGTTCAAAGCACTTCCTTTTCTCCGAATGGCTCGAAGGTTACATTGCGAGCGGCCATAAACTCCTCTCTGATGTTGTGGTACATTGCGAAATTGAAAGGCGTCTTGCAAAAGAGTTAGGAAGAGTAAGCCAATTCAATGACAGGGCTCAGACTTACCTTGAGTTATGCGAATTGGCGGTTTTTCATGGAATGAATGAGCTTGCCAGCCGATTGTTGAAAAAGGGGCTGGCCTGTGTAATGGGCTACGGGGCTCATAAGGACATGACAATGTCTTATGTTCTTAATGCGGTAGAAGCAGTTACATCTCAAGATATCGGCTATTGTCAAAATGCTCTCCGTAGACTGTGTCCAGCCATCGCCAATATTGATGAATTTACCGATGGTGATGATATACGCCATATCAAACTTGAAATGACAGAATTGCTGTTTAATCAAATGCCAGCTTCATATACAGCATACTTCGAGCACCTTATGAAAAGTGGTGAATGGTACGAAGCTGAGCAGGTACTGTCGATACTGTTGAAATACGAGCCTCTTGATTCTCCAATTATTAAGGTTGTGACGACAGGCATCTGGGACTCTCACACTGTTGGCGCTCTTCGGGATCGAGCTGATAAAGGAGAAGTGGCTGCACATAACATCATAGACGAAAATGCAGTATTTTTTGGGACTACACGGGAAAATCTCGGCAAAGAACGTTATTCAAATTCCTCGCACACCGATGAAGAACACGGAATTGATGTGACAGCGTTTGCTCCTGACGCACTTAAAGCTCTTCTAGATGAGCTACGAACGCAGAAAAAATATGTTAGTGATAGGAAAGCTGTCAGAGATTGGTTTACGTATTGGGTATTACAACGTCATGAACTTGAATTACTGAGAGGGATCGAACCTTTTTTGAACGAAGATAGCATTCCGTATGAAGTTGCCGAACTATTGGATGATGTCTTTAATATGAGCCTGAAACTTGAGGGCAAGAAGAAGGCATATAAATGGATTGTTGCTGCTCAGATATACAGACACGGATGGAGTGAATACTATGCGGAAGAGGATGCTCTCAAGCGCTTTTCTGTTATTAAACAACACTATTCTGACCGGTGGCAGGAATTCGTTATAGATACCTCAAAATCACCATACCAAAAGTCTACTGAAGCACTTGTAATCCCAAGTCATCGTCTGGTTCATTTATTATTGGCAATCGGCAAGGTTCCCGAAGCAAAAGAAGTGACTGAGGAAATGATTTCAACCGTTATTGAAGAAGTTTCCGAGCAACCGTTGGACATGCCTTACTGGTATATCGGGAAATAG
- a CDS encoding TetR/AcrR family transcriptional regulator: MAKPDKRTEILKAALNLFAEHGFHGTPTSMIAQKAGVAAGTLYCYFESKDVLITELFREIKEQFTFTIMESYPTEESVKSKYHYLCTVLLWHFINNTDEFKYMEHFLSSPYGVAFRRARLSGTSEESDVFNELFEEGIAQHVIKDIPLVVLHALAFGPLLAVTRDHVLGFVHLDERLIEITVNACWDSIKQ, from the coding sequence ATGGCTAAGCCGGATAAACGAACAGAGATTCTCAAGGCCGCGTTGAACCTGTTTGCGGAACATGGCTTTCATGGTACCCCCACATCCATGATCGCGCAAAAGGCAGGAGTTGCAGCCGGCACGCTCTACTGCTATTTCGAGAGCAAAGATGTACTGATTACCGAGCTTTTCCGGGAAATCAAAGAGCAATTCACCTTCACGATCATGGAAAGTTACCCGACGGAAGAGTCGGTAAAAAGCAAGTACCATTACCTCTGCACCGTTCTGCTCTGGCATTTTATTAACAATACGGACGAATTTAAGTATATGGAGCATTTCCTCAGTTCACCCTACGGGGTGGCATTTCGTCGAGCCCGACTCTCGGGAACAAGCGAAGAATCCGATGTATTCAACGAACTCTTCGAGGAAGGGATCGCACAACACGTAATTAAGGATATTCCCCTTGTCGTACTCCATGCCCTGGCCTTTGGGCCACTGTTGGCCGTGACGCGCGACCATGTCCTCGGCTTCGTCCACCTCGATGAGCGACTCATCGAGATAACGGTTAATGCCTGCTGGGATTCAATAAAGCAGTAA
- a CDS encoding nuclease-related domain-containing protein, with protein MILKSKDSRQEDIQELNRLLGLNLSAKQRFLVDRELKCLQSGDRNEQNSAYYLDFRYKDSANWAVIHDLRIEHRGRVAQIDHLLINRYLDVYVLESKNYYYGIKITPEGEFLVWNGKGYQAIESPIEQNARHIQALQLSIEDRNLAPRRLGFPIPINYRNVVLLAPTSKIIRPDKAPFDLSSVVKADAFVSYIEQIMDKKSIIEAPKIVGSDALRDFAEKLVRLHRPGTFDYATKFGVSEQQPAATTPAPQPEKGQPVPTAAGHKGCQQCGAAVDKKVVYFCTINKARFKGQVLCRECQKSLPGEEK; from the coding sequence ATGATTCTCAAAAGTAAAGACAGCCGTCAGGAAGACATTCAGGAACTCAACCGCCTCTTGGGGCTTAATCTCTCGGCCAAACAACGCTTTCTCGTGGACCGTGAGCTGAAGTGCCTGCAGTCTGGCGATCGCAACGAACAGAATTCAGCCTATTACCTGGACTTTCGCTACAAGGATTCCGCGAACTGGGCGGTGATCCATGACCTGCGGATCGAGCATCGGGGGCGGGTGGCCCAGATAGACCATCTTCTGATCAACCGCTATCTCGATGTCTATGTGCTTGAGTCGAAGAATTACTACTACGGGATCAAGATTACTCCGGAAGGAGAGTTTTTGGTTTGGAACGGCAAGGGGTACCAGGCCATCGAGTCCCCCATCGAGCAGAACGCCCGCCATATTCAGGCGCTGCAGCTGAGTATCGAGGACCGCAATCTCGCCCCTCGCCGCCTTGGTTTCCCAATTCCGATCAATTATCGTAATGTCGTACTGCTGGCGCCGACATCCAAAATTATCAGACCGGATAAGGCGCCATTCGACCTTTCCTCGGTGGTAAAGGCAGATGCCTTCGTTTCCTACATCGAGCAGATCATGGACAAGAAATCGATCATCGAGGCGCCGAAGATCGTCGGCAGCGACGCGCTGCGCGATTTTGCAGAAAAGCTGGTGCGGCTGCATCGACCGGGCACGTTCGATTATGCGACGAAGTTCGGTGTTTCCGAACAGCAGCCGGCAGCGACCACGCCTGCACCTCAGCCGGAGAAAGGGCAACCTGTTCCCACGGCGGCAGGCCACAAGGGATGCCAACAGTGCGGAGCAGCAGTCGACAAGAAGGTTGTTTATTTCTGCACCATCAACAAAGCACGCTTCAAAGGGCAGGTTCTCTGCCGGGAATGCCAGAAATCTCTCCCGGGAGAAGAAAAATAG